The nucleotide sequence CCCATGGGTGTTCACCATGCCTGGGGACGTACCCTTAAAGATGTTTTTAATCGATATAAGGCTATGGATGGTCATGAGCTTCGTTACCAACAAGGGTTTGATTGCCAGGGTTTATGGGTTGAAATTGAAGTTGAAAAAGAATTGGGTTTTAAATCCAAAAGAGAAGTAGAAGAATTTGGAATTGAAAAATTTGTCAAAATGTGCAAAGAACGTGTAGACAAATTTTCTGCTGTACAAACGGAACAATCTAAACGTCTTGGTTACTGGATGGATTGGGATAATTCTTACTACACCATGTCAGATGAAAACAACTATACCATCTGGGGTTTCTTAAAAAAATTATTTGAAGATGGTAAAATTTATCGCGGTTCTGATGTGGTTCCTTGGTCCGGAAGATCAGGGACCTCTTATTCGCAAATGGAGATTATAGAAGGCCGAAAATTGGTTGCCCACAAGGCAGTCTTCGTCCGCTTTCCGTTGCGAGAAAAAGACAATGAATATTTATTAGTCTGGACGACAACGCCATGGACGCTCACCTCCAACGTTATTGCTGGTATAAATGGAAATTTGGATTATGTGAAACTCAAAGCCAAAGACGGAGCCATTTATTATTTTGCCCAAGAAAACCTAGAGTTCAAGCGCCTCGAAAAGCAATTCAAAGAAAAGAAACAGTGGCTTGAAGGAGTTCCCAAATTAAAGACCATCGCCCAGATATTTAAAGAACATGGCGGTTATGAAGTCATAGGGACGATAAAAGGTTCTGACATGGTTGGCTGGACTTATGATGGCCCTTATGACGACTTTGACGCTCAATCGGAAGCGGGTGGTTACCCTTATGTGGTTGATGAGTTGGAAGCCGCAGGTGCCACGGGAAAATCCCAACATCAAGTGATTGATCCCGGCAAAGACAATATGGGGAATGATATTGTTGTGGGTGGTGAAGGTACCGGCATTGTTCACATGGCACCCGGATGTGGTGATATCGATAATAAAATCGGTAAAAAGCTGGGTATGGTGAGTATTGCGCCATTGGATGAAGAATCAAAATTTACCGATAAATTTGGCTGGCTGTCTGGCAAAAGCGCTACGGACAAAGAAACGGTTCAAGCTATAATTGACGATTTGAAAGAACGCAAATTTTTGATTCATGTAGAAGATTATCCCCATGTATATCCCCATTGCTGGCGCTCAGGCGATGAGTTGGTTTTTCGATTGGTGGATGAATGGTATATCAATATGGACTGGCGGGACAAAATAAAAAAAGTGGTGGATGAGATTAACTGGATTCCAAAATGGGGCGGAGACCGAGAACACGAATGGCTCGATAACATGGGCGATTGGATGATTTCCAAAAAACGGTTTTGGGGATTAGCTTTACCCGTTTGGACATTTGAAGATGACTCCTATTATGTAGTGGGTTCCAAGGAAGAATTAAAAGAATTAGCCGTTGATGGCTGGGATGAATTCGAAGGTAACAGTCCCCATCGTCCGTGGATTGACAAAGTTAAAATAAAGCATCCTGAAAGTGGACTTATTGGTACACGAATCCTCGATGTGGGCAATCCCTGGCTGGATGCGGGAATTGTTCCCTTTTCAACACTGGGTTATAATAATAATAGAGAATATTGGAAAGAGTGGTTCCCCGGGGATTTTGTCACTGAATCCTTACCGGGTCAGTTCCGCAATTGGTTCTATTCTTTATTGGCCATGTCAGCTATGTTAGAAGAAAAAGCACCATTCAAGAATTTATTAGGACATGCCTTGGTTAAGGCGGAAGACGGTCGGGATATGCATAAATCCTGGGGCAATGCGATTTGGTTTGATGATGCTGCAGAAAAGATGGGTGTGGATGTGATGCGCTGGATGTATGCCGCTCAGAATCCTGAACATAATTTATTATTTGGTTATCATCATGGTGATGATGTGCGAAAGAAATTAATCCAATTATGGAATTCCTATTCATTCTTCGCCACCTACGCTTCTGTTGATGGATTTGATCCCACAAAAGCAAATCTCACCAACGCAGATCTCAACCTTATGGATAAATGGGTTTTATCCAAACTTCATTCTTTTATTCGCGATTCGCGTTTAGCACTGGATGGATTTCGAACGGACCAGTTAATGAAAAAGTTTGACCTTTTTCTGGAAGAATTATCCAATTGGTATATCCGTAGAAACCGCCGCCGCTTTTGGAAAAGCGAGGATGATGGTGATAAACAGGCTGCCTATACAGTTCTGTATGAAGTTCTAACAACGGTGATCAAAATATTGGCCCCAATTTTACCATTCGTATCTGAAGATATTTATCAAAACTTGGTGCGAAACATGGATAAATCGGCGCCGGAAAGTGTTCACTTGTGTGATTATCCAAATGCTGACGAAAGTAAAATAGATACGGGTCTTATGGATAATGTTGATGCCTTGCGCCGGGTGGTTGAACTTGGCCGATCTGCTAGAAATAAGGGTAATCTAAAAATTCGACAACCATTGGCGAAACTTTATTTCACGGTGAAAAATGATGCAGTAGCTGATTTTATTTTTGGTCAACAAAATGTGGTTTTGGATGAATTGAATGTAAAAGCACTCTACCGGTCAGAATCAGAATCTGAGTTGATTAAGTATAACGTAAAACCGAATTTGCCTTTACTAGGTCAAAAGTTTGGGAAAGAATTACCGGCCATCCGAAATCATTTGAAGGATGCCGATGCCGATGAGGTCTTGGCAGAGATTCGGTCTAATAAAAATTATATGATGAATTTAAATGGCGAATCTATTTCAATCGGACGGGACGACCTTTTGATTCAACCAGAATCTGTCGACGGATATACCTCATCGGGAGACGATAATGTAACGGTTGGATTAACTACAAAACTGACGGTTGAATTGATAAAAGAAGGTATCGTAAGGGATGTAATTAGGCAGGTGCAAAACATGAGAAAAAATGCTAAATTTGCCGTCGAAGATCGTATCAAAATTTATGGAAATCCCAAAGGGTCAGTTGGAGA is from Candidatus Neomarinimicrobiota bacterium and encodes:
- a CDS encoding isoleucine--tRNA ligase: MIQRVNPQADFIAIEHKILDFWKENDIFQKRRDANSGKPKWSFIDGPITANNPMGVHHAWGRTLKDVFNRYKAMDGHELRYQQGFDCQGLWVEIEVEKELGFKSKREVEEFGIEKFVKMCKERVDKFSAVQTEQSKRLGYWMDWDNSYYTMSDENNYTIWGFLKKLFEDGKIYRGSDVVPWSGRSGTSYSQMEIIEGRKLVAHKAVFVRFPLREKDNEYLLVWTTTPWTLTSNVIAGINGNLDYVKLKAKDGAIYYFAQENLEFKRLEKQFKEKKQWLEGVPKLKTIAQIFKEHGGYEVIGTIKGSDMVGWTYDGPYDDFDAQSEAGGYPYVVDELEAAGATGKSQHQVIDPGKDNMGNDIVVGGEGTGIVHMAPGCGDIDNKIGKKLGMVSIAPLDEESKFTDKFGWLSGKSATDKETVQAIIDDLKERKFLIHVEDYPHVYPHCWRSGDELVFRLVDEWYINMDWRDKIKKVVDEINWIPKWGGDREHEWLDNMGDWMISKKRFWGLALPVWTFEDDSYYVVGSKEELKELAVDGWDEFEGNSPHRPWIDKVKIKHPESGLIGTRILDVGNPWLDAGIVPFSTLGYNNNREYWKEWFPGDFVTESLPGQFRNWFYSLLAMSAMLEEKAPFKNLLGHALVKAEDGRDMHKSWGNAIWFDDAAEKMGVDVMRWMYAAQNPEHNLLFGYHHGDDVRKKLIQLWNSYSFFATYASVDGFDPTKANLTNADLNLMDKWVLSKLHSFIRDSRLALDGFRTDQLMKKFDLFLEELSNWYIRRNRRRFWKSEDDGDKQAAYTVLYEVLTTVIKILAPILPFVSEDIYQNLVRNMDKSAPESVHLCDYPNADESKIDTGLMDNVDALRRVVELGRSARNKGNLKIRQPLAKLYFTVKNDAVADFIFGQQNVVLDELNVKALYRSESESELIKYNVKPNLPLLGQKFGKELPAIRNHLKDADADEVLAEIRSNKNYMMNLNGESISIGRDDLLIQPESVDGYTSSGDDNVTVGLTTKLTVELIKEGIVRDVIRQVQNMRKNAKFAVEDRIKIYGNPKGSVGEALKSFEEFFKNEVLAVELIDEENSGEYSESFQIGDQQVTFGLTRTNI